Genomic window (Terriglobus sp. TAA 43):
CCCTTGTCCTTACCTGCCAGAACAATCACGTTGTCGTTCTTCAAAACATGTGCCATTGCTTTACTCCCTATCCCGTGCCGTGGTCCCGGACACAGGCCTCTGCGAGTACCTCCGCAGGTCGAGGTGATGCAGTTGGACCAAACTTGTCTACTTTACGCGAAAATACGAGGAATTGCAATAAATCTCGCTATCAGATCGACGAAAGTTGCTCGTAGGCAGCCAGGAATGAGTTCTCGCTACCGGGATGGATGCTGCACCGAACGAGAGTCCCGGGTGGGAACTCCAATTCTGCATCCGCGAGACTCTCGCCAGCAGTAGTCAGCTCATAAACATCATCTCGCACATGCGACGCATCAACGGGTGCCCATGCATCTGTACCTTCGTCTAAGAGCTTGACGTACACGATCATGTCAGCGAGAGTAACAGCGCGACGATTGCACTCGAAATGGAAACAGATAGCGGCATGGACAGGTTCAAAGTAGACGATCAGATTCGTGTAGCTGAAGACTTCTTCTGGGCGAAGGGCGCAACAGGGACCGTCTCTGCGCATCCCCTCAACAGAGAGGGAGGCCTTACACGCATTGAGAATAGTGCGCTCGGCAAACATCGAGTGTACTGGGTCTGGTTCGACGAACCTCAGTTCGATGCGGACGGAGATGGACCCTACCGTGCTGGCCAGATTTGGGAAAGTGCACTCTCACTTCGGTAGCCAAACTGCAAACAGGGAGGTACCGAATGAAGTTGAGTTGCCAAGGACCAATTGCAAGGTTGGCATTCAGTCTCTTTCTCTTTTGCACGCTCGCTAGGTCACAACAAGCAGCAGCCCCACTCCCCACCTTCGAATCCGCCTCCGTCAAACCTGCCTCTCCCGACGCCCCCATGGAAGGCCTTGGTTTCATGATCGCCCTGGGCAGGGCGCAAACACCGCACGGCCTGCTGACTATGACTGGGCCGCTCCCACCGCTCATCATGTTCGCCTATGGCGTAGACGACGAAGTGGAGGCCCGAGCCATGCGGGCACGGTTGCCTGACTGGGGGCAGCACCAGAAGTACACGATCGTTGCGCGTCCGCCGGAAGGTTCGCAGAGCATGGAAGACATACGCCTGATGCTGCGCAATCTGTTGGAAGACCGTTTCGCGCTGAAAGCTCACCGGGAAAACCACACAGGGATGGTCAACCTGCTGAGCGTGGCGAGGCCCGGTGCGACTGGTCCGAATCTGAAGCC
Coding sequences:
- a CDS encoding TIGR03435 family protein; this encodes MKLSCQGPIARLAFSLFLFCTLARSQQAAAPLPTFESASVKPASPDAPMEGLGFMIALGRAQTPHGLLTMTGPLPPLIMFAYGVDDEVEARAMRARLPDWGQHQKYTIVARPPEGSQSMEDIRLMLRNLLEDRFALKAHRENHTGMVNLLSVARPGATGPNLKPHETSPGCIKPGTPVPETVAGKPSPVLCGLQINRREGGIMHVSMIDVTLPEACTLFDGLGGVLGGRGMDRMVDATGLTGHYDMTLDFQIDEANAPQTTSDGGAPTFTGALEKQLGLRLKKGTGQIEDLIVDHIAQPTAD